From the Actinomadura luzonensis genome, the window CTCGATGACGCCGGCGATCTGCTGGTGGGTCTGGGCGGCGATGGAGCCGGCTCGCTCGGCCACCTCGGCGGCGGCCATCTGCGGCGTGGTGACGACCAGGATCTCGGCGCCCGGCAGCCGCTGGGCGACGGAGATCGCGATGTCGCCGGTGCCGGGCGGCAGGTCGAGCAGCAGGACGTCGAGGTCGCCCCAGTAGACGTCGGCCAGGAACTGGTGGAGCGCCCGGTCGAGCATCGGCCCGCGCCAGACGACCGGCGTGTTGCCCTCGGGCTTGAACATGCCGACCGAGATGACCTTGATGTCGTGGGCCACCGGCGGCATGATCATGTCTTCGACCTTGGTGGGCTTCTCGGCGGCGCCCAGCATGCGCGGGACGCTGTGGCCGTAGATGTCGGCGTCGACGATGCCGACCTTGAGCCCGCTCGCGGCCATGGCGGCCGCCAGGTTGACCGTGACGGAGGACTTGCCGACCCCGCCCTTGCCGCTCGCCACCGCGAGGACGCGGGTCAGCGAGCCCGGCTGGTTGAACGGGATCTCCTTCTCCGGGCCGCGGTCGCCGCGCAGCTTGGTCTGCAGGGTCTTGCGCTGCTCGGGGCTCATGACGTCGAGCTCGATCTGGACGCCGGTCACGCCTTCGACCTTGGAGACGGCGGTGGTGACGTCGCGCGTGATGGTGTCGCGCATCGGGCACCCGGCCACGGTGAGGTAGACGCCCACGCGCACCGCGCCGCCCGGGGCGATCTCGATGCTCTTGACCATGCCGAGGTCCGTGATCGGACGGCGGATCTCG encodes:
- a CDS encoding Mrp/NBP35 family ATP-binding protein gives rise to the protein MAPTQELVTAALSTVIDPEIRRPITDLGMVKSIEIAPGGAVRVGVYLTVAGCPMRDTITRDVTTAVSKVEGVTGVQIELDVMSPEQRKTLQTKLRGDRGPEKEIPFNQPGSLTRVLAVASGKGGVGKSSVTVNLAAAMAASGLKVGIVDADIYGHSVPRMLGAAEKPTKVEDMIMPPVAHDIKVISVGMFKPEGNTPVVWRGPMLDRALHQFLADVYWGDLDVLLLDLPPGTGDIAISVAQRLPGAEILVVTTPQMAAAEVAERAGSIAAQTHQQIAGVIENMSWLPCPHCDERISVFGEGGGQTVADALTRILGARVPLLGQVPIDMRLREGGDEGKPLVLTDPDSPAAAELRKIATGLGKRSSSLKGLQLGLAPRR